The following coding sequences are from one Hippopotamus amphibius kiboko isolate mHipAmp2 chromosome 9, mHipAmp2.hap2, whole genome shotgun sequence window:
- the TAGLN gene encoding transgelin produces MANKGPSYGMSREVQSKIEKKYDEELEERLVEWIVMQCGSDVGRPDRGRLGFQVWLKNGMILSKLVNSLYPDGSKPVKVPENPPSMVFKQMEQVAQFLKAAEDYGVTKTDMFQTVDLFEGKDLAAVQRTLMALGSLAVTKNDGQYRGDPNWFMKKAQEHKRDFTESQLQEGKHVIGLQMGSNRGASQAGMTGYGRPRQIIS; encoded by the exons ATGGCCAACAAGGGTCCTTCCTACGGCATGAGCCGTGAAGTACAATCCAAAATCGAGAAGAAGTACGACGAGGAGCTGGAGGAGCGGCTGGTGGAGTGGATTGTAATGCAGTGTGGCTCCGACGTGGGGCGCCCAGACCGTGGGCGCCTGGGCTTCCAAGTCTGGCTGAAGAATGGCATG ATTCTGAGCAAGCTGGTCAACAGCCTGTATCCCGATGGCTCCAAGCCGGTGAAGGTGCCTGAGAACCCGCCTTCCATGGTCTTCAAGCAGATGGAGCAGGTGGCTCAGTTCCTGAAGGCAGCCGAGGACTATGGCGTCACCAAGACTGACATGTTCCAGACTGTTGACCTCTTTGAAG GCAAAGACCTGGCAGCAGTGCAGAGGACCCTGATGGCCCTGGGCAGCTTGGCAGTGACCAAGAACGATGGACAGTACCGTGGAGATCCCAACTGGTTTATGAA GAAAGCCCAGGAGCATAAGAGGGACTTCACAGAGAGCCAGCTGCAGGAGGGAAAGCATGTCATCGGGCTACAGATGGGTAGCAACAGAGGGGCCTCCCAGGCTGGCATGACAGGCTATGGACGACCTCGGCAGATCATCAGTTAG